The window GAGCACATTTTACGATGTAGCCATTGATATAATCGATTTCGCTTAGTCTTTGTCCGCGAATATCTTCACGCATAGAAGAGCTGTTTTCGGCGGTGTTTTCCACCACCTGATACACCACATCACGAAGAGTTTTAGATTGAAGTGGTATTTGCCGAAGCTCGGCCTGGCCAATCACTTCTTGGAGCAATACCTCAACGTCGCTGTTGTATTTGTCCTGAGAAAGCTCGCCGTTTAACACATCATGAATTGCTGTTAACGGGTTAATGACGCAATTTATCGCTAATTTTGTCCACTGCATGGTTCGGATTTCGTCATACCACTGACAATCCTGTAACTGTGACAGCAGTGCTTTTATCGAAGCTAGATCCGGGTGTAGATTTTGATAGTTACCCAATTGCCATTGCCCTTGGCCGGTATGTTGAATTTGATTGCGGTTAAGGCGCCTTGCTGCCTGCGTGCTTAGCATGACACCGATAGGTTGTTGACTATCGAGCAATGGACGTATCTGCTGATAAACTCCCATGCCATTGTGCTGTAAGATCAGCGGACATCGGGGTGGCAGATATTCTGCGATGTAGGCTATGGCATCTTTGAATTGGTAGGCTTTAAGTGCGCAAATAATTAGATCGGCATCTGGCAGTTGCTGTTTACTGACATAGTGCAATGGCAAACGCTGGGTTTGTTTATCCAGGCCGATAAAGGATAAAGACTTTGGTAATCCTTGTTGAATCGAGTCTGGTTTTAGCAAAAAACTGACCTGATGGTTACCTTGCAACTGCTGGTATAACAGGCTTCCCATAGCGCCAGCGCCGATGATGACAATATTCATCCGTTACTCCGCTCCAATGCTGCCAGGACAGCTTGCTTTCTTATCATCCGATACTGCTGGATTAACTTGGTAAACGCTACATATATCAGGGTAAACGTCAGGCACCCAGCGACATCGGCATAAAAATCATGCCATTGCGCAGCTCTAAAATCCAACAGCCCCTGGCCTAGCTCGGTCAAAGCGGCATATGCCACTAATCCTGGCAGTAACACAATCTGCTGCAAGCGCAGTAACCCAAA is drawn from Thalassotalea sp. PS06 and contains these coding sequences:
- a CDS encoding ketopantoate reductase family protein; amino-acid sequence: MNIVIIGAGAMGSLLYQQLQGNHQVSFLLKPDSIQQGLPKSLSFIGLDKQTQRLPLHYVSKQQLPDADLIICALKAYQFKDAIAYIAEYLPPRCPLILQHNGMGVYQQIRPLLDSQQPIGVMLSTQAARRLNRNQIQHTGQGQWQLGNYQNLHPDLASIKALLSQLQDCQWYDEIRTMQWTKLAINCVINPLTAIHDVLNGELSQDKYNSDVEVLLQEVIGQAELRQIPLQSKTLRDVVYQVVENTAENSSSMREDIRGQRLSEIDYINGYIVKCAQQMGMSAPHNEQCVTRIKRLQPH
- a CDS encoding VanZ family protein, whose protein sequence is MVFSAFFSTLVVILGGAFAYLFWFDGMQALHQLNLLDKAAHFLSFFLLNGIIFGLLRLQQIVLLPGLVAYAALTELGQGLLDFRAAQWHDFYADVAGCLTFTLIYVAFTKLIQQYRMIRKQAVLAALERSNG